One segment of Nostoc flagelliforme CCNUN1 DNA contains the following:
- a CDS encoding allophycocyanin subunit alpha-B: MTVISQVILKADDELRYPSSGELKNIKDFLETGVQRTRIAATLAENEKKIVQEATKQLWQKRPDFISPGGNAYGERQRSLCIRDFGWYLRLITYGVLAGDKEPIEKIGLIGVREMYNSLGVPVPGMVEAINSLKIASLGLLSAEDAAEAAPYFDYIIQAMS, translated from the coding sequence ATGACTGTAATTAGCCAAGTTATTCTCAAAGCCGACGACGAACTGCGTTATCCCAGCAGTGGCGAACTTAAAAACATCAAAGACTTTTTGGAAACCGGCGTACAACGGACGCGGATTGCGGCTACCTTAGCCGAAAACGAAAAAAAGATAGTTCAAGAAGCAACCAAACAACTTTGGCAGAAGCGTCCTGACTTTATCTCCCCCGGAGGTAATGCTTACGGCGAACGCCAACGCTCTCTATGTATCCGCGATTTTGGCTGGTACTTGCGTCTAATTACTTATGGTGTGCTTGCCGGCGATAAAGAGCCAATTGAAAAAATTGGTTTGATTGGTGTGCGCGAAATGTACAACTCATTGGGCGTTCCCGTGCCTGGAATGGTTGAAGCGATCAATTCCCTCAAAATAGCCTCCCTTGGCTTACTGAGTGCAGAAGACGCTGCCGAAGCAGCACCCTACTTTGATTACATCATTCAAGCGATGTCTTAA
- the rlmD gene encoding 23S rRNA (uracil(1939)-C(5))-methyltransferase RlmD, which translates to MTKIIWQQGELIEVTIANLSDTGDGVGRADERVVFVPDTVPGDRAIVRLVHVKPKYGHGKLQELLEPSPHRIRPSCIVADKCGGCQWQHVNYDYQLVAKQNQVIQALERIGGFVQPPVDPVLAAASALGYRNKSTYPLGISATGQVQAGYYQKGSHQLINLNQCPVQDSRLNPLLAEVKQDIQQQGWRIYDEQRHLGQIRHLGLRIGRHTGEMLLTLVVKDWNLSGIETQAQEWLKRYPQLVGVSLNRNSDRTNAIFGSETRCIAGVPHLRENFAGLEFQVRPDTFFQVYTETAEALLQVIQSELNLQGHELLVDAYCGIGTLTLPLAKKVRIATGLEVQPAAVEQAILNAHRNGIDNVTFQVGAVEKLLSKMGTIPEVVILDPPRKGCDRAVIDTLRQLKPSQIVYVSCKVATLARDLKLLCQDGQYTITRVQPADFFPQTAHVEAAAFLALSDLHKDSSSFTKTEI; encoded by the coding sequence ATGACTAAAATAATTTGGCAACAGGGTGAATTAATTGAAGTAACCATCGCTAACCTGAGTGATACAGGTGATGGTGTGGGACGTGCTGATGAGCGTGTAGTGTTTGTCCCAGATACTGTACCAGGCGATCGCGCTATTGTCCGCTTGGTTCATGTTAAACCAAAATACGGCCACGGGAAGCTCCAGGAGCTATTGGAACCATCTCCCCACCGTATCCGACCCAGTTGTATTGTGGCGGATAAGTGCGGTGGTTGCCAGTGGCAGCATGTTAATTATGATTACCAGCTAGTAGCCAAGCAAAATCAAGTTATTCAAGCTTTGGAGCGCATTGGCGGTTTTGTCCAACCACCAGTAGATCCCGTACTCGCCGCCGCTTCTGCTTTAGGCTACCGTAATAAATCTACATATCCTTTGGGTATATCGGCAACGGGACAGGTACAAGCTGGTTACTACCAAAAAGGTAGTCACCAATTAATTAATTTAAATCAATGTCCAGTCCAAGATTCACGATTAAATCCTTTACTTGCCGAAGTTAAGCAGGATATCCAACAACAAGGTTGGCGAATCTATGACGAACAGCGCCATCTTGGACAAATTCGCCATCTTGGTTTACGCATTGGCCGACACACTGGAGAAATGTTGCTGACTTTGGTGGTAAAGGACTGGAATTTATCAGGAATTGAAACCCAAGCGCAGGAATGGTTAAAGCGTTATCCGCAGTTAGTAGGAGTGTCGCTCAACCGCAATAGCGATCGCACAAATGCTATCTTTGGATCAGAAACCCGTTGCATCGCTGGAGTCCCACACCTGCGTGAAAATTTTGCTGGACTGGAATTTCAAGTGCGCCCAGATACATTTTTCCAAGTGTATACAGAAACAGCAGAGGCACTATTGCAGGTAATTCAATCAGAACTCAATCTTCAAGGGCATGAGTTGCTAGTTGATGCCTATTGTGGTATTGGAACTTTAACTTTACCCCTCGCCAAAAAAGTACGGATTGCTACAGGATTAGAAGTGCAACCAGCAGCAGTAGAACAAGCTATTTTGAATGCCCACCGCAACGGAATTGATAATGTGACATTCCAAGTCGGGGCAGTAGAGAAATTGCTTTCCAAAATGGGCACAATACCAGAAGTAGTAATACTCGATCCGCCACGTAAGGGGTGCGATCGCGCAGTCATCGATACTTTACGGCAATTGAAACCATCTCAGATAGTTTACGTCAGTTGTAAAGTAGCCACCCTTGCCCGCGACCTGAAATTGCTTTGTCAAGATGGGCAATATACTATCACACGGGTACAACCTGCTGATTTTTTTCCTCAAACTGCTCATGTTGAAGCTGCCGCCTTTCTTGCGCTATCAGATTTGCACAAGGA
- a CDS encoding transposase encodes MPYSSSLTDQEWEILEPLLPQILPPKKQTRPSNWTKRELLDGIFYQLKNGCNWEDLPKDLPPYSTVYWHYKQWRAQGAIDKLMGILHSQVREQVKKNPNGRR; translated from the coding sequence ATGCCGTACTCTAGTAGCCTAACAGACCAAGAGTGGGAAATCCTTGAACCTCTACTACCTCAGATATTGCCGCCTAAGAAGCAGACCAGACCCTCCAATTGGACAAAAAGAGAACTCTTGGATGGCATCTTCTATCAACTGAAGAATGGCTGTAATTGGGAAGACTTGCCCAAGGACTTGCCCCCCTACTCAACCGTATATTGGCATTACAAGCAGTGGCGGGCCCAAGGAGCGATCGACAAACTAATGGGTATCTTACATTCTCAAGTACGTGAGCAAGTAAAAAAAAACCCAAATGGACGACGTTGA
- a CDS encoding transposase, which produces MLNRKDIVSTFSTNGIKRHLAVDTLGFPFFTHCTKANLSDDKGLIEMLTKNIGYFQSKPVNTPKITILLDHGYHTEYLREELEKVYPQIMTKIRFELSAKPSKQEKKDQGKSGFVPVAARWVIERSNAWMERCKILVKNFERTLANATAKVNLCLIRLMVKRLAAPSKMSNGFYKKPTVFRLRLSAIKCVPY; this is translated from the coding sequence GTGTTGAATCGAAAGGATATTGTTTCTACTTTCTCGACGAATGGGATCAAGAGGCATCTAGCCGTTGATACCCTGGGATTTCCGTTCTTTACTCATTGCACCAAAGCAAATCTATCTGATGATAAGGGTTTGATTGAGATGTTGACTAAAAACATCGGTTATTTCCAGTCGAAGCCCGTCAATACTCCCAAAATCACCATTCTCCTAGACCACGGTTATCACACTGAGTATTTGAGGGAGGAGTTAGAAAAAGTTTATCCCCAAATAATGACGAAAATCAGGTTTGAACTTTCGGCAAAACCATCGAAACAAGAAAAGAAAGACCAAGGTAAATCTGGGTTTGTTCCGGTTGCAGCGAGGTGGGTCATTGAGCGGTCAAATGCTTGGATGGAAAGATGCAAAATCCTCGTCAAAAACTTTGAGAGAACTTTAGCTAATGCGACTGCCAAGGTTAATCTTTGTTTGATTCGGTTGATGGTTAAGAGGCTTGCTGCACCTTCAAAGATGTCAAATGGGTTCTATAAAAAACCGACAGTCTTTAGATTAAGGCTGTCGGCTATTAAGTGTGTTCCCTATTAA